Proteins encoded together in one Planctomyces sp. SH-PL14 window:
- a CDS encoding alpha/beta hydrolase has protein sequence MLRTLAALVVVLLVHGRVRGEEGLPVRTLPRDELLLFSTPSGKPEPARTAEDWEKRRKAILTAFQQVAGPFPGLERRVPLDVKTLSEEDCGSYVRRMIEYTSEPNGRVPAFLLIPKKLLGDAGTKAPAVLCLHPTDNVVGYKVVVGLGGKANRQYASELAERGYVTLAPSYPLLANYQPDLKGLGWESGTMKAIWDASRGLDLLDSLPFVRTGQYGVIGHSLGGHNSVFAALFDERLKVIVSSCGLDQFVDYYGGVERVWMPEKGWAQTRYMPRLAGYRGKVDTIPFDFSELVAALAPRHVFISAPLHDSNFRHDSVDRVVVAARPVFELLRAGDRLEVAHPDCDHDFPNEIRERAYALFDRVLAQ, from the coding sequence ATGCTCCGCACTCTCGCTGCGCTGGTTGTCGTTCTTCTCGTCCACGGCCGTGTGCGCGGCGAGGAGGGGCTGCCGGTTCGCACGCTCCCTCGGGACGAGCTTCTGCTGTTTTCCACCCCGTCGGGGAAGCCGGAGCCGGCCAGGACGGCGGAGGACTGGGAGAAGCGGCGGAAGGCGATCCTGACGGCGTTTCAGCAGGTGGCCGGGCCGTTTCCCGGGCTGGAGCGGCGCGTTCCTCTCGACGTGAAGACGCTGTCAGAGGAGGACTGCGGGAGCTATGTGCGGCGGATGATCGAGTACACGTCTGAGCCAAATGGTCGTGTTCCGGCGTTTCTGCTGATTCCGAAGAAGCTGCTCGGCGACGCGGGAACGAAGGCGCCGGCGGTTCTGTGCCTGCATCCGACCGACAATGTGGTCGGCTACAAGGTGGTCGTGGGACTGGGAGGGAAAGCGAACCGGCAGTATGCCAGCGAACTGGCGGAGCGGGGGTACGTCACGCTGGCTCCCAGTTATCCGCTGCTGGCGAACTACCAGCCGGATCTCAAGGGGCTGGGGTGGGAGAGCGGGACGATGAAGGCGATCTGGGATGCTTCGCGGGGGCTGGATCTGCTGGATTCGCTGCCGTTTGTCCGGACCGGGCAGTACGGGGTGATCGGGCATTCGCTGGGGGGGCACAATTCGGTGTTCGCGGCGCTGTTTGACGAGCGGCTGAAGGTGATTGTTTCTTCCTGCGGTCTTGATCAGTTCGTGGACTATTACGGTGGGGTGGAGCGGGTGTGGATGCCGGAGAAGGGGTGGGCGCAGACGCGGTATATGCCGCGGCTGGCGGGGTATCGGGGGAAGGTCGATACGATTCCGTTCGATTTTTCGGAGCTGGTGGCGGCGCTCGCGCCGCGGCATGTTTTCATTTCGGCTCCGCTGCATGATTCGAACTTTCGGCATGACAGTGTGGACCGGGTTGTGGTGGCGGCGCGGCCGGTGTTTGAGTTGTTGAGGGCGGGGGATCGTCTGGAGGTGGCGCATCCGGATTGCGATCACGACTTTCCGAATGAGATCCGTGAGCGGGCGTACGCGTTGTTCGATCGTGTACTGGCGCAGTAG